The genomic segment CCTTCTCCACAGCACCCAGGTGATgtttgctccagcctggggcactTTGTGGAGGCTGGTTACAGGTCTGGAAGACTTTTTGAGTTGGCTACAGGTgggaataaataaaaggaaCTGCTGGAAGGTGGGGGGGAAGCAGTGCTGAAGAAAAttgtcacagaatcccagagtggtctgggttggaagagactttaaaaaCCCATCTGGTTACAACACCTTCCTCTAGATCACATTGCTCCAAGCCCACTCCAACCTGCTTCCACACGTGGGGCATCCACAGATTTTCTGGGCGACCTGTCCTTTCAGCCAAGGAATGTTTGATGTCTTGTCCACTCAGCTCTCACCAGCACCAGCTGAAGGTTTCTGCTGCAGACACATTCCTTGAGGATTCCCAGCGCTCCATCACCAGAGACAGCCTTCACCCTTTGGGTACCATTAGGGCAGGAAtggcagctctcccagcacctcATGTCCTGCATCCATCAGCTTTCCGTCTTGACCTACACTCCTGACCACCCCCTATTAATGACTCTTCCCGagcccttcctcttcctcagccaTTAGTAAGGGCTGGACACCCCACACcgatttttcaccattttcagCAACTTCTCCTTGAGCATGAGGAAGACAACCACGAAGGCCACCAGGAGCGTCAGGCAGgtgggcagagccagcaccagGTAGAGCAGCTCCATGTTGGCCGTCTGCCattggcagctctgcaggacgGGCTGGGGCAGTGCGCCAGGGCTGAGCGCACGGGGGCCGTGCCTGCAAGTCACCTGCTGCCCGTCAGGGACACGCAGCCCCTGGGCCTGCTGCAGGGCGTGCCACCAGCCCAGCGTGCAGCAGTTGTAGGGGTTCTGGCTGAGGTAGAGCTCCCGCAGGCTCCTGCCCAGCGGTGCCTGGTGTGGCAGGtcctgtggcagtgctggcaggcagTTGTCCCGCAGGTCCAGGCTGCGCAGCCTCAGCGCGCCCAGCCAGGCGGGGAACACGGCCAAGCAGTTCCCAGAAAGGTCCAAGcgcaccaggctgctcagggcagagaAGTCCATGGTGGAGGAGAGGCTGGTGTTCCTCAGAGACAGCACCTGCAGTGTCAGGACAAGGTCCTGCAGCCACGCCAGGTCCCCGGACAGCAGCTGGCGGTTGTCAGAGAGGTCCAGGTGCATCAGCGATGTCCCCTGGAAGGGGCGGCCGCCCATCCCCTGCAGACCACAGCCAGCCAAGGAGAGGTGGCTCAAGGTCTCCACACCCCTGATGTCCACGCAGGAGAGACTCTCGGCCTCacctggctggggacagaggtCAACCCGGTTGTAGCTGAGGTCCAGGGTAGTGATCTTCCTGGTGTGGGTGAAAATCCCGGGAGGAAGAGCCTGCAGCCTGTTGGTGCTGAGGttgaagagctgcaggctgggcaggatgtCCCCAGCGCCCACCTTCAcccccagctccaccagctgGTTCTGGCTGAGGTCCAGCTCTGTCAGCCTGGCCAAGGGGTCCTCCTCCGACAGGTGAAATGCCTCCAGGCAGTTCTGGTTGAGCTTCAGGTGAGTCAGGGAGGGCATCTGGGCCAGGAAATCATCTGGCAGGCCCCAGACCTCGTTCTGGCTCATGTCCAGGAGGCGCAGGGAGGAGAGGTTGCTGTGGCAGAGCTCGTCCCAGAGCCTGACCGTGGTGATGTTGGTGGAGTTGCCATCAATGATCAGGAACTGCATGGTGACGTTGGCCAGGGAGGTGCCATTGGGGAGCCTCTGGTAGAAGCTCATCCTgttgtcctgcagcagcaaggagtACAGCTtgctctgcctgggcagcacagggaagaaCAGCAGGCGGTTGTGGGACAggtccagcacctccagctcaaAGAGGTCATTGATTTCCATGGTCAGAAACCACTCAATGACGTTGTTGCTGAGATTGAGCACCCTGAGCTGGGTCAGGTCAAACCCCACCAGACACGGAAGGTAGTTGTAAGCTAAGTTGagcctctgcagcctctgcagccctTCAAAGGCATTGTCAATCTCAAAGATGTAGTTCTTCTCCAGGTTcagttccagcagctctgtcaggtTTGTGAAGATAGACGAGTCCAACCTCATGATGATGTTCCTGGCCACAGACAGGGACTCCAAGGAAGAGAGGTTTGAGACTAAAACTGATACCATGTCCTCCCTGAGCTGGTTTCCAGCCAGATCCAGCATCCTCAAGGCCGGCAGAGCAGAAAGAGCAGCGGCTGTCAGTGAGTAGTTGGTGAAGAGCAGGTTGTCTTTCAAGGAGAGCACCTCCAGGCCTtggctgctgaggaaggcacCGGGCTCAATGAGCTCCAGGTGGTTCCTGGTCAAGCTGAGATGCCAGAGCTGGGGAtacaggagcagggaggcatTGCCCAGGACCTGGATAGTGTTGTCATCAAGAAACAGCTCCTCGGTATCGCCTCGAAGGTTTCCTGGGATGGAGCTCAGCCATCTGCCAGTGCAGTCCATGATGCTCTGCAcctgaaggaagaggaggataTCTAACACCACCGTGGGAGGCAGGAGATGAAGAGGGACAAGTCTGGGGAGCACAGTAAGGGGGAAGGAGGCGGCTCTTTGGTCGTAGCCTTGGCACACCAGTCCACTCCAAGCCAGTagctgggagggagaaggtctggagatgctgagctgcctgggctTTGCCAGGCAGGATCAAGCACTCAGAGGGCTGAGGGTTCACAAGAGAGGACTTACAAGCTCACAGCCCCCAGGAGATGGTGCCCAGGCTGCATCCATCCTgcttccccatcccactgccaggaggagaaggagcagggagagacCAGGGAGCGGGGCCTCCATCTCAGTGGTGGCACTCCTGTGGAGAGGGAGACAGAGGGGAGGAGGTCAGGAGCTGCAAACAGTTCACCCCAAAATGCTCAGGTGATGCTGCCCATGGAATAAGGGGCACAGAGCCTCAGCACTGAGCCCACCCACCCCAGCAGAAGCCCTGGTGGGGCTCCCCCAGTTTGGGGAAGGGCAGGCACGGGGGTGGCAGTGCATGGGGGGAAGGCACCGtcactgctgcacagctgcttgTGGAGGCCACTGAGCTGCATCCTTCCTGCAGGGCGTCCCCCCAGCAGGGCTCGTGTGCCCCCTCTTGGCACCAAACACTCCCCAGGGGACACCAGCCCACCCCCCCAAGTccccccagtgcccatccctgctgcagacccttccagggaagcagaggcTCTCCAGCGGGAGCTGCCCCATCACTGACCTGGTGGGAGCGGAGCTGACGGCATTTGCATCTGGGGAAAAGCTGAAACTCAGGCAAATGAGCAGTGAGGGCTCAGCCAGTGTTTGACACACGGCACTTTCACAGCTGCCACTGCATGAAGGAGAAACAGGGTTATTTTGGGCAGCCCAGGGAACCAGAGCCTCgcagcacagagggagcagagcatgtcctgggctgtgtcctTCTTTGGGACAGCCAAAGTGTTGAGCTGATGCCTTATCAAAGCAGGATTTATTTCTCTGGGGGAGATGGAGAGGTAGtcccctttctccaggctgcaaCTGACACACAGCACCTTTCACCCTCTCAAGTCCTTGGGGTCCAGCAGCAACTCACACCCAGGCACGGTGGTAGGAGAGGGACCCTGCTGTCCTGAACCTCGGTCCTTGCTGCACCCAAGGAACATCAGCTTTGGTTCTCTGCAGAAGCTCCCACTTTCCTTCACCCACCTCAACCTTCCTCAGCTTCTCCCAACACCAGAAGCACCTCCatcctcccagtgctccctggagctggtggGATGGCATCTGgccagccaggagaggaggcagcagccccagcaggaaaCCCTCACCCGCAGCCCTACACCAGAGCCCACATCCaagagctctgggagctgccgGGCTGCTCCCCACGCTTCACACCAACCCCAGCACGAGCCCACGCAGCCACAGCCCTTCCAGCACGGCTGTTGGTGACACACAggtccccaggctggcacagggaacCCCGTGCTGGGTGTTTCCCCCAGCACAGGTATGGGGAGCAGTTACTCACCGCGTGGGCTTTGGCACGCtccatcctgcagcccctcagctgcgctcagggggtcctggggacagggctaGGGGTCTGTGTGCCACCCTCAGGGTCCGTGTGCCACCCCGGGGGTCCGTGTGCCACCCTCGGGGCCGTGTGCCACCCGCCCTGTGGCTGAGCACCAATTTAGGCTTTGCGGAAGGAGCTGACGGAAGCTGCAGTCACATGGAGGCAGCGAGcgggccctgctgctctgctcactgaGCACAGCACTCCCTGCACGGGTCATGCACTCACTCACACCCTGCAGGGAGGAACCACGGGGcccagcaggcagccagggtgtcacacagctcctggggacaaGCCTGGCGTGGTGACTCCTCTgcgcagctccagcagcagggcccacGCTCAGCCCGCAGAGATGGTGCCTGGCGGTGGttctgccctgcacagccatgccatcactgctgcaggatggagaaATGCCACCCCTGCATGGCCCCCAttccccctgtgtccctccagAGCCCTCTtgcccccagcacccagcccaggggtgTGACAGGAGCCAAGGGATGCGTGTCCCATGGGGGAAGACGGTGCTGGTATTTCCTGTTGCATCCCAAGCCAAGGTGGACATGTCACAGGTATTGAGTGTCCAGTAAATTTGGGATGCTGTCACacacatcttttatgaaaaatcctttccttgggattttttcctcctgagaagctgaggggcctcaggaacaaaatgtaaccaatgattatctgctgctgtggaatgcaacaggtgcatctgtgattggcccatgttggttgtttctaattaatggccaatcacagtcagcgggcttggactctctgtgcaagccacaagcctttgttatcattccttctttttctattcttagccagccttctgatgaaatcctttcttctattcttttagtatagttttaatataatatatatcgtaaaataataaatcaagccttctgtaacatggagtcagatcctcatctcttccctcatcctcggacccctgtgaacggCGTCATGGGATGCCAGTGCCTGTCCCTCACATTGTCTAAGTGAGATTCAGGATGCTCCTATCCCCCTGCTCACAGACCTTTGGgtgtcctggagctgctggggatttCAGCAAACCCAAGTCAGAACCACCTGGATGCAGGGACCTCCTGAGTGCTAATCCCCATGTGAAAGTCAGCATAAATGGCTTTTCAGGAAACAAAGATCCACATTTCCAAGGCAATATGCACAAGGAGGTCCCCTTCCTCctcagccccatccagccctgctctccatcTCCTCATCCCAcgtctccccctccccagggtcCTCACACACCCCCAAGTCCCCAGCAAACCCAGCCTCTGATGAGGAAAACTTTGCCCAGGTCTACCTAGCTGGGAAAGGGTTCAAAACTGTGGGGAAAggatccagccctgcagcaggacctgTCTGGGATCAGCAGGCCCATGCTCCATGTGCCATGTGTTCCATGGTGCCCGTGGGATATTTGCAGGGTCAGGAGATGAACTGCCAGACCACGTGGCCCCCGAACTCCTGAAACCAGCAAAAATGACCAGGGAGataattttctttgccttcccccgaaatttcatttcttctctggGAGGAGGCTGACCTCTCCCTTGTCACTCACAAAAAAGCCCTGTGGTTTCATTTCCTCCATTTTCAAGGAAGTTTGATGTATAAAAATcaagaaggagaagagagaagcGAACAGGAGTTGGCAGAAGCTCACAGAAGGGCAAAATTCCCATGCCATTGCTCAAGGGCACACAAAAAGCTGAGACCAGCTGTGACCACAAACTCCTCATCCCAAACCCTGCCAAGAGCCCACACTCTAACCCCTCACGTGGTGCTTGGAGacacaggagctggcagagctgtagCGCTTGGGCATCCTCCACCCTCTGGATCGGGAGGCTCTGGGAGACCTTCTGATGGATTCTGATGGACTTGGGAGGCTTCTGATGGATTCTGATGGACTTGGGAGGCTCCTGATGGATTCCTTTCTGTGGTGCCACCTTCAAGGTGATGCCCTGGGGGTCAAACCAGCTtcttcctgcagcccaggaggaactgggagagaaaacaaCCTCCTTCATGCCCTGCTTtgcccccagcccatccccaaaGCGAGGGCAGTGCaacccccatccccagcagctccaggggctggcagagcccctgcagggccCATCCAGGCTTTCCCCACCCTGGTGTTCCTGGAAAGCAGCTCCACTTCAGGGCTGACCCCAcggctctgtgctgctgctgctgctcttcacaCTTTCCCCACATCCTGCAGCCGGATGGCTCTGAAAAGGTCCTGAAGCTGCTGTTGGgtcccctccttttcctcccctcacaCCCCCACCCAGCCATCTCAGCAAGGATTTGATGTGTGCATCGAGAGGGGGTGTGAGAAACGCCAAGCGCttgcttttaacattttaaaagtaataaaatggttataaaaatagtaatataattagagtaataataatttggacaatttggattaggacaatatgagacgatagaaaaaaagagttacagaaagtccaggtacctttttttGGGCAGCATAAGCCAGAAAAAGGACccatgttaacagaggattaacccttaaaaacaataacctgttgcatattcatacacctcatatatgatgcataaattccattcaaacacaggattctgtctgggcagtgtcagcttcttcctctgaatcctgacagtgCCTTCAGCTTGAacgaggtgggaagaagttcatttctcctgataatggagcaataaattctctttctctgaaagattcaggtgtcctgtggctgcaaTCTCAGTGGGAGTACCTCAttcctctcttttaaaaaaggtatcttacatagcatagtttctattttaacattatgttataacctaaaactatatttaacacactacttaagagaattaatacagcataacttcctcacataacacatataatattcattttaatatttgtgaaaagccaatcataaaatacgcatttttcacagggggtgatttattttttcataccagcacagggaagggacagggactgagctgctcctctgatCAGCCCTTCAGGAAGCTCCAGTGCAGATCAGAGGCTCGGGTGGGTTAAACTGAAGGAGATTCAGCTGCCTGGAGCCATGTCCAGACATGCAGCTGCAATTCCTGCAGCTGTAGGAGAGGACTGGGAATCCCCTGATGGGTTTACACCCAGTGAGCTTCTTCTGTTCCTcccacctccttctcctccaaacAATCTTTTTCCCTTAACAGCCTTCAAGTTGTCAAAACTGCAACAGGAAACAGCAACCCCATCACTGAACAtgtgttttcctgcaggaaCTGTGATTTATTCCCAAGTGGAAGCACCAGAAGGGTCACTCATGgttcacacagcagcaggacctgttgggtgggggaaaagggaaacaggAATATTTCTCCATGGGCTTCCTTGACTCCCAGTGGGATGGAGAACTggcaagaatttaaaaaatggttcTGCAAGAGATGATGGTGCAAAGCATcgttaatttaatttattttatttaatcacCTGCTCAGGATAAAACCAGGGAAGCCTGAGGTCTCCTGTATctcaggagctgccagaagCAGTAGTTGCCTTCAATTTAAGAGGAACTatgaacacaaaaaagaaaacagaatttgttCCATGGGCAAAAGGGGAAAGCTGAAATAGACAGCTCGATGCCTGAAGTTTAAACTTGAGCTCTGAAGTTTCATCTGGCTGAATTGCCCAAAGGGAATTTCACCCCAGGGGTAGCCAGGGATGTGTCCCATGCTGGGATGGTGCATTTCTGACCAGGAGAGTGggctcagagagctgcagcagggctggagctctgcaggaagcacagctcccctggggcACTTCCTGCAGGGCAAACCAAGGGACAAACCCCAAGGATATAAATCAGCCTCAAAACCATCTTTTCCCCCAAGCTGTGCCCGAaccacctccctgctgctttaCCTGGTTCCAAGGAAAGGCACGTGCTGGCTCTTGCATCTGCCAGTaaagctccaggctctgcttttTGTGCATGGCAGCCCCTGGAGCCTCATCACCCTCCTCTGGGAGGActccattccacccctgccatgggcagggacaccttccactgtcccaggctgctccaagccccatccagtctggccttggacattccaggcatccaggggcagccacagctgctctgtgccaggccctCACCTCCCTTACAGCCAGGAATTTCTTCAACATATTTGCAGCTGTCAACAATCTCCTAGCTTTTGCCAGGTTTTCTGATGGAAAGCAGGGCTCAAAGAAGACTTCTCTGAAGGCAGGATTGGTTCTGGATTGTtgtgagcagagccctgggcttgctcagccacccctgcagcatCACACCGGCTGCCAACACCAGAGGGGTTGGGGCTGTGGGAGatcagggaggagagggaggcaaaaatccccccagactGACAACATGCAACAAGCCCACAGGGATCCAGGTGAGCTGCAGCAAAAACAATTGGGAAAAATCATGTCTTTGGGCTTGGAGCACATTTGGTGAAGGATCTAAACACCGATCAGGAGCCCCGCAGCAAGAACTTCATAGAGGATCCCACCTTTGACCCCTCAGTGCCCAAAAGGTGCCCACTTTCTCTACGGGACTCAGAACAGAGGGAGGAACAGGACTGAGTGGGAGTCAAACCCACGTTCCTGAGAGCAcagggtgggaagggatttttGACTGAACACTGGTATGGATGCTTGTGAGATCTGCCTCCAAAGGGAGTGGACCTCCATCTGCTGAGGCCTCAGAGGGCTGTGAAAGGCACCAGAACTCACCCAGCCTTCGCAGTTAGCACCAAcatgttgttttctttattacCTGTTTATTAATTGGTTTCTCAAGTAAGGGTGATGCTTTTCAATTCCTCAACaactgctctccctgccaggagcattTGTTGCACATGTAAAGCCACGGCAAGGACATTCAGATACTCACACACAAGAATAGGTTTTAAAATCCACTGTTAACAGCTCTGGCCTGGCATTACAGCGCTTAACACATCCCTGTTGCAGTGAGCAAGGTGCTCTGTCCTCTGCTTCACCCTGATTCCAGCAAGCAGCCATGGAGGGGCTTGACAGCTGGCCTGCAAGCAAAGCTGAGTtaatagaagaaataacaatTGATGATTTTTGAGTGTATCCATAGCAAGGAAGAACACAAGGCCATCAGCATGGAAACAGATTAGAAAGGATACAGGAAAATTTTTGTAAGCTAGACTATGTGCATAGGAAGATGTGTATAGATGCCTTATTACATTTCTGTCAAACTTTTATCAATTATATTGACATTAATTGCTTTGCACCAATGAATATAATAAGTTATTGTGATGTAGTTAATGACTTAAGATCACACTTTGTTAAGAGTGTATAAGCTGGAgaacacacagaataaaaaacttttttcttcttggaccCTGATCACGTGTGTATGTCACGTCCAGCCTAACAGTGACATTAGCCAGCACTGGAGGGCTCTGTCCTGAGGTGGTTCTGTGGCTCAGTTTGGAAAGACAGaagtctgctaaggaaggcaggagcctcccctgaaatggagaatgcaaaccctccccacccctccaaattgctataaattttaaattaaggggctctcaggcaaaaatatgggagcaggaaataacagttctttaatagggaaaggaaaaaaaaagagtaaaataaacaatgcagtccgctagaacaacactgccagagtcagaacccaacccgacaccctgtgggtcagggtgctggcagcagtcccattggaattgtggctgcagccctcctgcagtgtcagtgtggttctgctggagcagggatcctggagaaaggtgcagtctcttcCTCTGAATATCCaatggaagaggcagctgctgttcctctgggaaatccagtgcagaagccgtgctggtgttccagaatctccagattatatccgggtagcaatgcttggctcctccctctgggctcacatctcccagtgggatgctgtagttcttatcagccatgaGTGACATTCAacagctgttatcagcaggtggCCCCCCTGAGAGAGGAGTGGTTGtgatcactcagagagagagataaggaaaatggccacttgacaaaagacagctgccatacagatggtaacAGAATACATCTCGCCTTGCAGTCTGGAACACTGGTCAGTGGCTGGgccacagccccttcccagaCCCCAGGCAGGGGCGAGGCTCTGCCCAGTTCCCTTCCCTCAGGCAGgtccagcccaggcagctccatccATGGTCACGGCTCTTCCTGCTGGGGCTGTAAATGAGAAGGAAGTGACTGGAGagggaaagctgcagcagggatctcATTTCCactgcccctccctgcagcactgctcacagccctcacactcctgctgttcccaggcTGGGGCCTGGGGCTCCTCAGGATCCACACCACGAGGCTGAGGTGAATTTCTCCTGGGGGAGCAGAAGAACATCTGGTTCTCTTGGTCTCCAGAGcactgtggtattttctgggcTCCCCTGTCgttggaaggaaggaatgatgaatctgactccatgttcttagaaggctaatttattattttatcatctatattatattaaagaatactaaactaaactatactaaagaatagaggaaggatacagacagaaggctaaaagatactaaagaaaactcgtgactctttcttcagagtctgacacagcttggccattaagtaaaaacaattcacatgttggataaacaatctccaaacacattccaaagcagcaaaacacaggagaagcgaATGAGAtgatattgttttccttttcctctgaggcttctcagcttcccaggagagaaaccctgggcaaagggatttttccagaaaatatgacagtgacagggcaCAGCATACAGCAGGATGTGTTGGATGCTGAAGCAGCAGAACCTCGTATTTCTGAGCAACTGGAAGCCAAGTGCATCCCCTCCCTTGTGATCCAAGACAGTCCAGATGCTCTGGAGAACAGCATCTGCAGGAGAAGCCAGTGCCCAAAGTCAGAAAACACCTCCGATCCTTTGCCAagagtggctgtggctgccccatccctggaaatgttccaggccaggttgggcagggcttggagcagcctgggataatgggaggtgtccttgcccatggcagggggtggggctggatgggctttaaggtcacttccaacccaaaccatcctgtgattcctTCTAGATCTCCTCAGCCCCACAACCAGGTTGCTGTCATCTAGTTGGACTTGGATTGCAGTgagagctgaaggagctgcccGAGCTTTTCCCACAGGATTGCCAAACCTGTGGATAAATTGACCTTTGTTGTACTGTGCAATAAAATAAACCACTGAAAGCAACAAACCCCCCTGACCCAGCTACTCCAGCACATTAACCAAAGtctttaatcacagaatcatggaatggtttgggtgggaaggaacaTTAAAGgccatcttgttccacccctgccatgggcagggacaccttccagcaTCCCAGgttctccaagccccatccaacctggcctggaacatttccagggatggggcagccacagctgctctgggcaaccagagggaagaacttcttcctaatatcaaATTTCAACCTCCTCTCTGTCAGTTTTGAGCCTAAAACTCTCAAGGCTGGAGGCTGTAAGTCACCAGAAGGACAAGGTTTGGACAAAGTCACTGCTGTGACATCATTCAGGAATGCaaattttgaccaaaaaaaaaaatatacccCCATCTGCAGCCCCACAaactccctccctgctgcctttctgcttAAGAGAAGTGAGTAATTCAGTCACAAACCCAAAGGGAAGTGAAACTCTCTCAGCTCCTTGCAGAGCTCAGCATGTCCCACCCATCTTCCTCTCTGACCACAAGGGCCAACattcctgtgccacagcctgctctggcaGGCAGATCTGCTGGCAGCAAATGCACCCtacaaaatccccttttcccaggtTTTCAGCCATGGacacagcatccctgcattTCTAGCAGGCTCCCTGAGGGACCAGGACAAAGCTTGtctgtgggttttgggtttggagTTGGAGCTCGCTCTAGCACTTCGGACATATCCCTTGGTCTTGGgtaagaaaacaggaaaactgcCAGGatatttctgtgggttttaaAACAAACTCAAACACAGGACGCCAGTGTAACACAGGTGACATCACTGCTGTATCCAAAATGCCATCCCTGGGAGAGACTgaaagcagctccagctcagtcTGGGACCTGAGtcagcacaggagcacaggaggggGAGGCTCAGGCAGACACAGGATCAATATCACAGCTCCGCCTGCTCTCCACCCTCCTGCcaggaagagcagctcagcagagtcacatcccagagctgcacagcactcTGGGGTGAGGTGGGCGCTAAAAACAACCTGCTTTCCATCCTGCACCCTCTCCTGAGCCCCACTGATGTTCCAACTCTGACCCACTCTGATTATTTACCCAGGAATAAATCAAACCCCATGCTGAAGTTGAGATAAAATCTTTTGACTGCTTCCAAAGCAAGATCCcaccctccagctctgctcttgcACAAGAGCCTGTGGAAGGGGTCAGGTGCCCAGTGTCAGATGGGACCTGGTGTAAGCAAAGTGGCCTCTGTCACCtgagcacagaaaaacaaacaaaaagccatcAAAGAAACCCAAAAGGTGATTTGGGACTGGCAAAGGCTGtacagcctggtctagtggaaggtgtccctgcccatgacaggggcTGGAAATGGATGAGCCCTTTCCAGACCAAACCAATCTGGATTCCATGAAAAATGTTAACCCCTGCAGTATTTGAATacaataaaaaagcattttggtcAATATCCATTTCCTTACTAGAAGGTTTGTCCAGCACTTTATGAAGCCACacactggggctggcagagtTTACTCTCTTAGATTGCTATTGAAAAGCGATGGGATATGGCTGAGTTCTCCTAAGCAAGGGATGCTCCacattaaaaaaggcaaaataaatcaAGCAGACATGGAACCACTGCAGGTAGCTCACACCACACCTGCCAGTGCAGGCATGAGGGGAAAATCCCTTCAATTCCTGACTTGGTAAAATTGCAGAAGAATGAACAACACTTGTAGCATACAATgagtttaatttcaaaattccctttcaattactctgatttattttgtttttcaattgcaatggattttttaaaaataattttttgctgaTATCACTATTTCTTCATCATAAATGCCTGAGGGGAGGAAAGCAAGTCTTGGAAAAAGTGGACCTTGAACAGCAACTCTGACATTTTGCTTGAGCTTCTCAAATCCCTTTCAGTCCTTTAAGGTGATCTTGGAGCTTTAGCTCAGTCTGGTGtcactaaaaataattttctgaaatgcaaatatttgctcAGCCTACTTCAGGACGCAGGGCTCAAATGAAggagtgaattttaaaaaattctatgtCCATCATCCACTTCT from the Camarhynchus parvulus chromosome 9, STF_HiC, whole genome shotgun sequence genome contains:
- the NRROS gene encoding transforming growth factor beta activator LRRC33, with the translated sequence MEAPLPGLSLLLLLLAVGWGSRMDAAWAPSPGGCELVQSIMDCTGRWLSSIPGNLRGDTEELFLDDNTIQVLGNASLLLYPQLWHLSLTRNHLELIEPGAFLSSQGLEVLSLKDNLLFTNYSLTAAALSALPALRMLDLAGNQLREDMVSVLVSNLSSLESLSVARNIIMRLDSSIFTNLTELLELNLEKNYIFEIDNAFEGLQRLQRLNLAYNYLPCLVGFDLTQLRVLNLSNNVIEWFLTMEINDLFELEVLDLSHNRLLFFPVLPRQSKLYSLLLQDNRMSFYQRLPNGTSLANVTMQFLIIDGNSTNITTVRLWDELCHSNLSSLRLLDMSQNEVWGLPDDFLAQMPSLTHLKLNQNCLEAFHLSEEDPLARLTELDLSQNQLVELGVKVGAGDILPSLQLFNLSTNRLQALPPGIFTHTRKITTLDLSYNRVDLCPQPGEAESLSCVDIRGVETLSHLSLAGCGLQGMGGRPFQGTSLMHLDLSDNRQLLSGDLAWLQDLVLTLQVLSLRNTSLSSTMDFSALSSLVRLDLSGNCLAVFPAWLGALRLRSLDLRDNCLPALPQDLPHQAPLGRSLRELYLSQNPYNCCTLGWWHALQQAQGLRVPDGQQVTCRHGPRALSPGALPQPVLQSCQWQTANMELLYLVLALPTCLTLLVAFVVVFLMLKEKLLKMVKNRCGVSSPY